GGCCGATCTGGCCGCAGGGGATCGTTCGCCCGCCGGCAGAACAGGTTCCCTCGACGATGAACTGGGATCTGTGGCTTGGCCCCGCGCCCCAGAAACCATACAGCTCCAAGGTTGCGCCGTTCAAGTGGCGCGCCTATTGGGACTATGGCGCCGGGGCGCTGGGCGACATGGCCGCGCACATCATGGATCATCCGGTCTGGGCGCTGGGGCTCGGCGCCCCCTTGAGCGTGGAGGTTGGGTTCCAGCGCAAGGACCCCGCCAGCGCGAAGGACACTTTCCCGGTGACGACCAACGTGACCTATAAATTTGCGGCCCGCGGCGGGCAACCCGCCCTCACGCTAAAATGGTTTGACGGTAAAGGCAACCTGCCACCGCGTCCTGAAGCACTGGAGGAAGAACGGGAACTCCCGGGAAACGGAGTGATATACTACGGCAGCGAAAACAGCATGATGCATGGCAGCCATGGCGGTGTGCCGCGTATTTTTCCGGAAACCGCGATGCAGGCCGCCGCGCGCGCCAATAAGATTCCGGGCAAGACCATGACGCGTTCGCCGGGGCACCACGAGGAGTGGGTGCAGGCGATCAAGGCCAACGATCCCTCCATGGCCAAATCGAACTTTGGCTATGCCGGGCCGCTGACCGAAATGATGTTGCTCGGTTGCGTCGCGACGCGTGTCGGGCCGGGAACCAAGCTGACCTGGGATTCGGAGGGCATGAAAACCAACAACGATGTGGCCAATCGCTACATCCACCATGAATACCGAAAGGGGTGGTCTCTTTAGCCCGCTGAATCCCTTGGCGAAAAGCCCGGCTTCCAAGCCTTGGAAGCCGGGCTTGTTTTTGCCATGCTGTAGTTTCAATTTTTAACAGGAGAGATCAGATGGCTAAAAAGACCGTTGTTGTTGAATCGAAGCTGAACGATAAATTTGTGATTGCGAGTGATATACGCGGGCACAAGGTTGTAATCGACCAACCCGCCAACGCAGCGGGAACCGATACGGGCCCCACGCCGCTGGAGCTGATGTTCGCCTCGCTGGCCGGGTGCATTGGAACCATCGGCCGCATTGTGGCGATGCAGAAACGCATTGCGTTGCGGGGCATGGACATCAAGGTTGAGGGCGATCTCGATGTGGATGGCCTGCTGGGCAAGCCGATCGATGGCCGCGTCGGTTTCGAAGGCATTACGATTTCGATACACGTTGATGCCGACCTGACCGACGAGGAAAAGGAAGCCTTCATCCACGAAGTCGATAGCCGTTGCCCGGTCTCCGAAAACCTAATGAATGCCACTCCGGTGAGCGTTAAGCTGGCTTAGGAAGCCCGTTGCGGTGCGTGTTCGAAAGCCGCCCCGTATACAGGGTCTTTTTTGTGTGAGTCAACGAATCCTTTCCGCCCGCATCCTGTCGGATGTTTCGGTGTTATTTAATTTGAGGCAACTCGCTATTGTTTCTGTGGATAAGAAACGCCTTTAAACTGATCGAAAAAATGTATAAATTCACCTCTCGTATTCGTGAACCAGCTTGCCTTAAGGGGAAAATGAAGAGAATTGTCGTGGCGTATGTCGTATTTACTTTCGGTTTTTATCCGATGGTTGACGCCCGGACGGTCTCCAGCGGCGAGGTGTTTTACAGCGAGTCCTACATTGAGGTCGATCCATCGAACAACGGGAACGAGTTGATCGTTGAGGCCCATGGGGCGGTCGAGACGCCGTCGGCATTCATTGTTGGAAGTTACGGGGGCTATTTCACGGAGGTCACCGTGGCCGGGACGAATGCGCTTTTGCAAACAGGAGCCCAGTATGTTGGCAATGGTGGCCGGGGTATCGACTATTCCATCGAAAACGGAGGGATTGTCAGGTGCTCTTCGTTCAGCCTTTCAGGCGATCAAACGCAAGGCGTTGTGTATTCCTACCTGATCAACCATTTATCCGTTTCGGGGCAAGGTTCGTTGTTGGATGTGGCCGGCAACCTGGACCTCTGGTCTCCGGAGTCGCCTGGTGCTCCGGGGTTGCCGTTTGAACTGCCCCGCGAAATCCCTTGTTATGCGGAGGTGTCCGGAGGTGGGACGGTTTCGGTGGATTCGCTTTCGGTCGCGAATGGGAGCTGGTTCAGGCTAGGGGAGGGCGGCCACTTGCATGTCGAGAATGATTTCAACGTCTCCACTGATCATTTCCTGTTCGATGGCGGAACGCTTTCCGTCGGCGGTAAGGTGAGCGGGCGGCTCAAGGCAACCCGGGTGTCTGGAGGCCTGACGCTCGCCGGAACCTATGCCCTGGACGAGGAGATGTCGGCGTGCGTGGTGGATGGATCGTTAACGATCTCTTCCGAGGGAGTGCTGGAGGTGGCGGCCGGCTATGCCGCAAACGGGCATTTGACCGTTGAAGGACTCGCCGTTCTCGAAGGCTCGCTGGAGGTGCTGTTCACGGGCGATGCCCCGGTCTATGGGGCACGTTATGATTTATTCGACTGGAATGGGGGGGTAAGCGGTCAGTTTGTTGCCATTACGGCTCCCCAACTCGTTGGCGGGCTGTTTCTTGACTCCTCTGAACTTTATACCACTGGAAGCGTTAGCGTGATTCCCGAGCCGGCAACATTGAGTTTGATGGGGATGGCATCGTCGGGACTTTTTTGGGCTCGGCGCATTCGTCGGCGCAGGCGGTTCGGGAGGTCTGTGATGCCCGTCGAGGGCTTGGCCATGGATCGGTTCTTCGAGGAGCCGGTTTCGTCCGGGCCTGTCTTCGATGATGCAGCCCCGAGGGCGAACTTGGATGGGAGCCTGAAGCGATTGCTCGACGGAGCGACTGGACGGTTCGGGGCGGTTGGTTCCCGTTTCGTTGATGCGTTGATGGCCTGGGACCGGTGGGTGGATTTGCCGGGCAGAAAACGATCGCTCAGGCATGCCCGCAAGGCGCTCGCTTCCCGTGGGCTTGCGCTTCTAGATGCCGTTGTGGCTTCCGTTGCCTGGGATCGGATCGAAAGCCGGGGGAGGGCCCGGCGCAGGAAGCTGGCGGCCATCAGGAAGCGCGCGGTTTCCCTGCTCGATGCGTTCCTTGAGCGCGTGATGTGATGGCTCCGGCGGTTGCCCTGTTCTACGTTTTTTCGAAGTAGAAATAGTTGTGTTCGGCCAGTTTTTTTCCGTAGCGCTCGATGTGCGTGGCGGCATATTCCATGCGGTCTGAAAAGCGGATGAATTCGTCGCGCAGGAATCCGGACAGCTCGCGCTGTTCGGAGAGCAGGCGCATTTGGCGCGCGCGGTCGCGGCAAACCTTGGTGAGGGCTTCGGCGCTATCGGACATATCCTTGCGGATGCGTCGGTTGGTGTTGTCGAGCTCATGCTGGGTGATCTTTGTGCCGAGTGTTCGCTCGATGCGTTTGACCATGAGGTTGTGTTCGCTCGACCATTTTTGCAGGCCGGAATCCTTGTGGTCGTCGGCGAACATACGGCTGAAGGGGTCGCCGTACCACGAATCGGCGGCTTCGAAGATGGAGTCGATGAGTTGTTCGTAGTCGCGGTAAAGCTTGCCGTATTTCTCATTGTATTTTTTCCATCTAACCGCGCCCCAGTTGCAGTCGGTGAGGCGATAGCAGAAGCGCCGGGGTTTGTTGTCCTTCGTTTCGCCGGTCGAATAGGTCACGTAGCTCGCGATCCCGATCACATTGCGATTAAGATCCAGCACGGGGCTTCCGCTGTTGCCTGAGACGAAACCGGCACTCACCTCGACCTTGTCGGCGCCGATCCCGGTGACCTTGCCATAAAGCTCCGTTGCAACGCCCCCGCCCTCGCTGTTGCCAAAAACGCCGACTGGGCCGCCCATGGAGAGCTTTTTCGTTACCGGCAGCCCGGTTTCATCGGCCAGCAGCAGGCGCGCGATGTCGCGCTCGGCCGAAAGCTCGACGCTGCGTGGCCGCAGCGTCCGACCGGTCGCTGTCTTGAAGCTGATCGTTTCCGAGCCGAGAATGACGTGTTGGTTGGTGAAGAGGTAGGTTTTTCCATCAAGCTCGGCAATGAATCCGCTTCCGGAGCTTTTCCCGAGCCGGCTCTCGCAGGAGACCGTGACCAGCTTGTCGGAGATATCGTTGAAGGAATAGGCGAACTTTGCCTTGATGGCGCCCTCCTCGGCGAGCCGTTTTTCGAGTGCCTTTTGCGCTTTGGCATCGTTGTCCGCCGCGAAGGTGGCGGCGGCAAGGCTGAGTAGGGCGAGGGGGATGTGAGAGGCTTTCATGCGGGCTCCTGGCTTAGCGTTGGCTATAGATCATTGCGCTGCATTGGTCGATCCATTGGGCGGCGTAATCGAGCGAGCCGGATTGTTTTTCGAATTCCTCGCGCAGGAATCCGGTAAGCTCGCGCTGTTCGGAAAACATGCTGATCTGGCGAGCCCGGCCGCGGCACACCCCGGAGAGCTTTTTCAGGCTTTCGGCATATTCGGTCATCAGCTGGCGTTTGTGCGCGGAGCTGCGGTCGAACCGCGAGATCACCTCGTTGTGCGACTTTGCCCAGGAATGGAGACTGCGTTCAGGATTGTCTTCGATGCTTACCTTGGCCAACGGGGATTCGCTCCAGTTCTTGATGATCTCGAAAATGCCGTTGTAGAGCATTTCGCTCTGGCGGTAGAGCTTACCGTATTGCTTGTTGTAGTGCGTCCAGCGAACGCTCTTCCATTCAACGCCGGAAAGGCGGTAGCAAAACCGGCGGGTTTGGTTTTCGAACTTGGTGCCCTCCTTCATGGCATGGTTGCGGGAAACACGGACATAGCTGGCAATGCCCAGAACCTCCTGGCTCAGGTTGAGGATGGGGCTTCCGCTGTTGCCGGATACGAATTCGGCCGAGGTTTCGACCAGCTCCGCCCCGAGGCCGTTAACCACGCCGAACAACTCGGTGCCAACGCCGGCGCCCTCGCTGTTGCCGAAAACAGCCACCGGGATGTCCATTTCAACTTCGTTGCCAATGTCGAATGCGTGGTCGGTTTCCAGTTCGAGGCGTGCTATGTCGCGGGTTAGCGATAGCTCGACGCTACGCGGCTTCAGCTGGGTTCCGGATGCCGTTTTGAAGCTGATCTTGTCGGCCCCCATGATGACGTGCTGGTTGGTGAAAATGTAGGTTTTCCCGTCCATTCGGGCAACGAAACCGCTGCCGAAGGTCTTGCCCTGTTCGCTTTTGCAACTGATGATCACCAGCTTGTCGGCCACGTCGCTGAATCCATAGCTGAACTGGGCGCTGATCAGGGCCTGGCTCTCCTGCTTGTTTTTCAGCTCATTCCGCTTCCGTTGCTTTTCGCGGGCTTCTTCGTCGCTCTCGGTTTCGGCAACCACCGGAACGGCAGCCAGGGCGGCAACCAGCAGGAGCAGGGCGGTTTTGAATGCGCTATTCATCATGGTACTCAATTTTTCGGGTGGTGAATTTTTCGAAATCCTTGGTTTCTCCATCCTCCACGGTTTTCAGTTTCAGCAGGCACTGCGTCCAATTTCCCTGGTCGTCGATGCGCAGGTATTCGTAGTCGTTGGAATCCTTCCGGTCTTTTTGGGCATAGGCGATCCTCGTGCCCGACATGAGTCCGTTGTCGGTCCAGGCGTAGGCCATCGTGTATTTGATCCGTCCCCGCTCATCGTATCGGGTGTAAAGTTGTTTCGTGTTGTCCGGTGCGCGCTGGAACTTCGAGAGGGGGAGGGTTCTTTCCCCCTTGTTCTTGATGGTGGACGTCAGTTGGTAGCCCTCGCTGTTGTAGGTCAGAATCTCGACTTCGCCCGAGAGCTTGCATTGATAGGCGATCTGGCGGGTCGGGGCATTGAGCACGATTTCATAATCGTTGGTCGATCCATGGCGTACGTCCTCGGTGCGTTGCCGCACCAGGCATCCCGCTTCATTGAACATGTTGGTTGCAAAGTAGGTTTGCTCCCCTTTGCTGTTCCATTTCTTGCGGTATTTAAGGTTGCCCGCCCGGTCGTATTCCCGGAATTCCTTGTATTTCCGGTCGGACATGTCGTAGGCGTATTCCTCTTCGACCGATTTCACGGGGCCAAAGTAGTCGCTCGCCACCCGCGAGGGCACGGCGATATCAAGATGGGTTTCCCCGGCGGAACATATGGCCGGCAAGAGTGCCGCCATCAATAGGCCCAAGACATGTTTTCGTTCCATTAACAACCCCCAAACACAGGATCGTTGTACCTAATATGGGAACCCCCGAAAAGAAAAGATTGCCATTGGTCTTCGAAAGAGGGTGCGGAATCGATGAGACGGACGCCCTTCCCGCGACAAAATGGCACCACGCCTGTGCTCACGATCGTGAGCACAGGCGTGATGTGGGGCTTTGATTGTAAACCGGGATGTATTCCGGATAAATCCGGGTTTTTGCTCGAATCGTCCGGGGGCTTCGGCTACCACTTGATGCACCTGCATTCATGATCAAAGACCTCTCCATCCTGGTGTTGAGCGCGGCCGCAATTGTTGTGGCGGTGCGCTTTCTGCTGGTTCCGGGCATCGGGAGGATCGGGGCGGCGCTGAAGTTTTCCGCCAAGGTGCGCGGCCAGATGATCGGCTATGCCACCAGCGTGCCCGAATTCACCGTGCTTGTTGCGGGGGCGCTCAACGGGGTGTTCGATGCCGGCATGTGGAATATTGTGGCTTCGAATGTCGTAAACTGGGTGCTCTTTCTCCTGACGGTTTTCGCTTTCCGCCAGCAGCTCGACCTGA
This DNA window, taken from Pontiella desulfatans, encodes the following:
- a CDS encoding Gfo/Idh/MocA family protein; this translates as MSKQPSRRGVLAAGAAVSAFSIVPSSVLGQAAKKKSGGFPDKKPLPPSERLNIGFVGAGGKAKSSIIPLMHHNIYALCDVDADRAAEAFNHFAKASRYEDWRVMLDKEAKNLDAVLVSTPDHTHAVSTMAAMQCGLPVYTEKPLTRTISEARVLSEYARKNNIVTQMGNQGHSTEGARLTNEWIQGGLLGAVTEVHCWSNRPIWPQGIVRPPAEQVPSTMNWDLWLGPAPQKPYSSKVAPFKWRAYWDYGAGALGDMAAHIMDHPVWALGLGAPLSVEVGFQRKDPASAKDTFPVTTNVTYKFAARGGQPALTLKWFDGKGNLPPRPEALEEERELPGNGVIYYGSENSMMHGSHGGVPRIFPETAMQAAARANKIPGKTMTRSPGHHEEWVQAIKANDPSMAKSNFGYAGPLTEMMLLGCVATRVGPGTKLTWDSEGMKTNNDVANRYIHHEYRKGWSL
- a CDS encoding OsmC family protein, producing MAKKTVVVESKLNDKFVIASDIRGHKVVIDQPANAAGTDTGPTPLELMFASLAGCIGTIGRIVAMQKRIALRGMDIKVEGDLDVDGLLGKPIDGRVGFEGITISIHVDADLTDEEKEAFIHEVDSRCPVSENLMNATPVSVKLA
- a CDS encoding PEP-CTERM sorting domain-containing protein; amino-acid sequence: MKRIVVAYVVFTFGFYPMVDARTVSSGEVFYSESYIEVDPSNNGNELIVEAHGAVETPSAFIVGSYGGYFTEVTVAGTNALLQTGAQYVGNGGRGIDYSIENGGIVRCSSFSLSGDQTQGVVYSYLINHLSVSGQGSLLDVAGNLDLWSPESPGAPGLPFELPREIPCYAEVSGGGTVSVDSLSVANGSWFRLGEGGHLHVENDFNVSTDHFLFDGGTLSVGGKVSGRLKATRVSGGLTLAGTYALDEEMSACVVDGSLTISSEGVLEVAAGYAANGHLTVEGLAVLEGSLEVLFTGDAPVYGARYDLFDWNGGVSGQFVAITAPQLVGGLFLDSSELYTTGSVSVIPEPATLSLMGMASSGLFWARRIRRRRRFGRSVMPVEGLAMDRFFEEPVSSGPVFDDAAPRANLDGSLKRLLDGATGRFGAVGSRFVDALMAWDRWVDLPGRKRSLRHARKALASRGLALLDAVVASVAWDRIESRGRARRRKLAAIRKRAVSLLDAFLERVM
- a CDS encoding S1 family peptidase, which encodes MKASHIPLALLSLAAATFAADNDAKAQKALEKRLAEEGAIKAKFAYSFNDISDKLVTVSCESRLGKSSGSGFIAELDGKTYLFTNQHVILGSETISFKTATGRTLRPRSVELSAERDIARLLLADETGLPVTKKLSMGGPVGVFGNSEGGGVATELYGKVTGIGADKVEVSAGFVSGNSGSPVLDLNRNVIGIASYVTYSTGETKDNKPRRFCYRLTDCNWGAVRWKKYNEKYGKLYRDYEQLIDSIFEAADSWYGDPFSRMFADDHKDSGLQKWSSEHNLMVKRIERTLGTKITQHELDNTNRRIRKDMSDSAEALTKVCRDRARQMRLLSEQRELSGFLRDEFIRFSDRMEYAATHIERYGKKLAEHNYFYFEKT
- a CDS encoding S1 family peptidase, with protein sequence MMNSAFKTALLLLVAALAAVPVVAETESDEEAREKQRKRNELKNKQESQALISAQFSYGFSDVADKLVIISCKSEQGKTFGSGFVARMDGKTYIFTNQHVIMGADKISFKTASGTQLKPRSVELSLTRDIARLELETDHAFDIGNEVEMDIPVAVFGNSEGAGVGTELFGVVNGLGAELVETSAEFVSGNSGSPILNLSQEVLGIASYVRVSRNHAMKEGTKFENQTRRFCYRLSGVEWKSVRWTHYNKQYGKLYRQSEMLYNGIFEIIKNWSESPLAKVSIEDNPERSLHSWAKSHNEVISRFDRSSAHKRQLMTEYAESLKKLSGVCRGRARQISMFSEQRELTGFLREEFEKQSGSLDYAAQWIDQCSAMIYSQR